Genomic window (Xylanimonas protaetiae):
CTCACGACGGCCGCGCGGGAGAAGCAGGCCGACCTCGGCAGCTTCCGCATCGCGATCTCCGGCTCGATGGCCCTGCCCGCCGAGACCGCGCAGGCGTGGGAGGCGCTCACGGGCGGCCTCGTCATCGAGGGCTACGGCATGACGGAGACGTCGCCCGTCGCGCTCGGCAGCCCGCTCGACGAGCGTCGGCGCCCCGGCGCGCTCGGCCTGCCGTTCCCCTCGACGCAGATCCGCGTCGCGAACCCCGACGACCCCGCGCTGGACGTCGCCCCCGGCGAGCGGGGCGAGCTCCTCATCGCGGGCCCGCAGGTCTTCGACGGCTACTGGAACCGGCCCGAGGACACCGCGGCCGCGCTCCTGCCCGGCGGCTGGCTGCGCACCGGCGACATCGTCACGGTCGACGACGACGGGTTCGTGACCCTCGTCGACCGGACCAAGGAGGTCATCGTCACGGGCGGGTTCAAGGTCTACCCGTCGCAGGTCGAGGACCGGCTGCGGGCCATGCCCGAGATCGAGGACGTCGCCGTCGTCGGGATGCCCGCCGGTGACCTCGGCGAGCGGGTCGTCGCCGCGATCGTGCTCGCCAAGGGCGTGACGTCGCTCGACCTGACCACGGTGCGCGAGTGGGCCTCCGCGAACCTCGCGAGGTACGCGCTGCCGCGCGGCCTCGTCGTCGTGACGGAGCTGCCGCACTCGGCCATCGGCAAGGTCATGCGCCGCGTGGTCCGCGAGCGCCTGCTCACCTCGATGCCGGCGTAGGCGGCGACCGCCGTGGCGACCGGGCGCGTGGTGCTCATGTGCGGCCCCGCCGGCTCGGGCAAGTCGACGTACGCGCGGCGGCTCGAGCAGGCCGGGTACGTGCGGCTGTCGATCGACGAGGCCGCGTGGGCTGCGGGGCACCGCGAGCAGCCGCTGCCCGAGCCGGTGCGGCAGGCGTTCGAGCGCGAGGTCCAGGAACGCCTCGTGACGCTCGCGACGCAGGGCGCCGACGTCGTCGTCGACCTGTCGTTCTGGTCGCGGCGCATGCGCGACACGTACCGCGGGCTGCTCGCCCCGACGGGCGTGGTCCCGGAGACGGTGTACCTGGCGACGCCGCGCGACGTCGTGCTGCGTCGCGTCGCCGCGCGGGACGGCGCGACCGCGAACGACGTGCGGCTCGACGCCGCGACGGCGGCGCTGTACGTCGACCACTTCGAGCCGCCCACGCCGGACGAGGGCCCGCTCACGGTGATCGACGGCGGGTGAGACCCCCCGCTACGGTGCTCGCATGGCAGCCGTCAGGACGTTCCAGGTGACCTTCGACTGCGCCGACCCGGAGCACCTCGTCCGCTTCTGGTGCGAGGTGCTGGGGTACGAGCCGCAGGGCTCGGAGAACGCGGTGGACCCCACGGGCGTCGGGCCGCGGCTCTACTTCCAGCGCGTGCCCGAGGGCAAGGTGGTCAAGAACCGCGTCCACCTCGACGTGCGCGTGGGCTCGGGCCTGGTGGGCGCCGAGCGCCTCGCCACGCTGCAGGCCGAGCGGGCCCGGCTCGAGGCGCTCGGCGCGACGCACTTCCGCACGCTCCTCGCCGACGACGAGAACGAGTCGTGCATCGTCATGCTCGACGTCGAGGGCAACGAGTTCTGCCTCGACTGAGGACCCGCCGTCAGGCCGCCCGCTCTCCGGTGGGGCGGCCCGTCGTCGCGTGCCGGTCAGGCGTCGTCGCCGGCGAGGAACTCCTGGAGCGTCGTCGAGGTGAGCGTCTCGCCGGTCGCGTCGTCGACGAACGAGACCGTGACGTCGACGTCGTCGGCGGCGACGCCGTCGAACTGCTGGTGGAGGCCGCCCACCAGGAACAGGCTCACGGCGTAGAACGGCTCGAAGTCGGTGAAGCGCGCGCCGTCGACACGGACGGTGAACCGGTCGAACCTGTCGCTCGCCTCGATCGCGGTGAACGAGTTGTCGCCGCTGGTCAGCTCCGTGATCGCCTGGTCGATCGCGCCGGAGAAGCCGTCGAGCATCTCCTGGTGGCGGGCGGGCGTCATGGTGTAGACGACGTCGCCGTCGGCGGTGACGCGCGCCGCGATCCCCTGGCTCATCGCCTCGGCGACGACGTCCTCGTCGGTCCAGGAGCCGTCGGGGTCGAGCAGGTCGCGGCTGACGGTCACGTCGACCGTCGTGCGGCCCTCCTCAGGCGTCACCGACGTCGTCGGCGTCGTCGTGCCGTCCGCGTCGGACGTGCCGCCGCCGCAGGCGGCGAGGGTGACCGTCAGCACGCCGACGACGGCGACGGCGATCGACTTGCGGAACGTGCTCACGGGAACACCTCTCGGGCGCTGGGCTCGCGCCGGGCGCGGCGCTGGGGTCGGGTCCAGTAGACCGCCCGCTGCGTCGCCACTCAGGGGCCGGTGTGCGCCGTGAGCGTCGGTTCGGCACCGATTGCGCGGTGCCGGGCGTGTTCCGGGCGCACGAAGGCCCCGGCGCGCGCGAGGACGCGTCCGGGGCCTTGCGCTCGACCTCGCCGCTCCGCCGTCGCGGGCGCCCGCTCCCTCGCCGTCACGAGGGGCGGTCGCGAGACCCACCCGTTCTTCCAAGGCCGTGACCTCGGGGCCCGCGGGCGCCAGTTGTCACCGGTGCCCGTCGAACCTGGGTCGCCCACCGCCGCCGACCGGCCGAGCCGACGGTCCCCGGGCCCGGCACGTAGCCAGACGACCTCGGGAAAGCAGGTCTTCCCGCACCCCTGTCATGACCGGGGCCGGCCGGCCCGTCGGCTCTCGCCTCCGGACCGCCCTGCGGGCTCCCACCGCTCTCGCGGCGAGGAGCCCTACGATGCCCGACGCCGGCGCCGGGCCGCGAGCCCGCTGACCGCCCCGCGCGCGGTGCCGCGTCGCCGAACGGCGCCCGCACCCGTGGGACACTCGGCACGTGCGCATCACGGCCAAGATCGACTACGCAGTCCGCCTCTGCGTGGAGCTCGCCGCGCGGTACGACGGCGGCCAGTACGCCAAGTCCGACGACCTCGCGACGGCGCAGCAGATCCCCGCGAACTACGTGCTGGGGCTCCTCAACACGCTCAAGCAGACGGGCCTGGTGGAGACGCGGCGCGGGGCGGACGGCGGGGCGCGCCTCGCCGCTCCCCCGGTCGAGATCGCGGTGGCCGACGTGATCCGTGCGATCGACGGCCCGCTCGCCAGCCTGGGCGGCCGGCACGTCGAGGACGTCACCTACCCCGGCGCGTCGGCACCGGTGCGGGACGTGTGGGTGGCCCTGCGGGTCGCGATGCGGTCGGTGCTCGACGTCGTCACGCTCGCCGACGTGCTGGCCGGGACGATGCCCGCCCCCGTCGACGCGCTGCTCGCGGGCGACGACGCGTGGCGCACGCGGCCCAACGGCCGCGCCGTGGTGCGGGCGGCGGAGCGCTCCCCGCGCTGACCCGTCTCAGCCGGCAAGACACCTGCCCCTTCTGGAGTCCCTCGCTCCACTTCGGTCGTACGGTCCTGGCAT
Coding sequences:
- a CDS encoding AAA family ATPase encodes the protein MATGRVVLMCGPAGSGKSTYARRLEQAGYVRLSIDEAAWAAGHREQPLPEPVRQAFEREVQERLVTLATQGADVVVDLSFWSRRMRDTYRGLLAPTGVVPETVYLATPRDVVLRRVAARDGATANDVRLDAATAALYVDHFEPPTPDEGPLTVIDGG
- a CDS encoding VOC family protein, giving the protein MAAVRTFQVTFDCADPEHLVRFWCEVLGYEPQGSENAVDPTGVGPRLYFQRVPEGKVVKNRVHLDVRVGSGLVGAERLATLQAERARLEALGATHFRTLLADDENESCIVMLDVEGNEFCLD
- a CDS encoding RrF2 family transcriptional regulator; this translates as MRITAKIDYAVRLCVELAARYDGGQYAKSDDLATAQQIPANYVLGLLNTLKQTGLVETRRGADGGARLAAPPVEIAVADVIRAIDGPLASLGGRHVEDVTYPGASAPVRDVWVALRVAMRSVLDVVTLADVLAGTMPAPVDALLAGDDAWRTRPNGRAVVRAAERSPR